A part of Apodemus sylvaticus chromosome 19, mApoSyl1.1, whole genome shotgun sequence genomic DNA contains:
- the LOC127669212 gene encoding sperm motility kinase 2B-like yields the protein MKSVNEEESENLRSDSSFFEAESFHSQYRVLNTIGHGGCATVKLAKHRLTGTPVAVKMIDKQKHRHHPVTSEVDIMTRLNHPNIISLQQVIQTEKTIYLVMELSKGESLYDYIHHAGPLQEDEARTIFKQILSAISYCHDLGIIHRDLKPGNIMIDRKGSIKLIDFGLSTLVNPGQKLNFHCGTLPYAPPEMVLGRLYDGPKVDIWALGVALYYMTAGRVPFDAVKVPELRRQILSGQYPVPSGISIELDDLISILLSANPKHRPTVAEVMLHPWLTEDSEGFPDPCQELFHLKPDPAIIKAMGHLGFKAQEIKESLLERKYNEAMATYYFLRRQALQEFGIPTRAQPMNPLMTPFPSLHDPDSFQVGRRRESESTLCLTSSTSEGSVSGQKALQGRQRRGSWPGIPPGRTLQTTPTTNQADSHSTSVPYVTGSSNLTRDDNPSASAKDKTVPSRRHRGFKWWRKKISNALRKLCCCIPSQQQPHLGERRVSPQN from the coding sequence ATGAAGTCTGTGAATGAAGAGGAATCAGAAAATCTCAGATCTGATTCCAGCTTCTTTGAAGCAGAGAGTTTCCACTCTCAATACAGAGTTTTAAACACCATCGGCCATGGAGGCTGCGCCACAGTCAAGCTGGCCAAGCACCGCCTCACAGGCACTCCTGTGGCTGTTAAAATGATTGACAAGCAAAAGCACAGGCACCATCCCGTCACATCGGAGGTTGACATTATGACCAGGCTCAATCATCCCAACATCATCTCCCTCCAACAAGTCATCCAGACTGAGAAGACTATATACCTCGTGATGGAGTTGTCCAAGGGGGAATCGCTGTACGATTACATCCATCATGCTGGCCCCCTGCAGGAGGATGAAGCACGAAcaatatttaaacaaatattgAGTGCTATAAGCTACTGTCATGACCTGGGTATCATCCATCGCGACCTGAAACCTGGGAATATAATGATAGATAGGAAAGGTTCAATCAAACTTATCGACTTTGGGCTCAGCACCCTAGTGAATCCGGGGCAAAAGCTGAACTTTCACTGTGGGACTTTGCCATATGCTCCTCCTGAGATGGTCCTTGGGAGACTCTATGATGGCCCCAAGGTGGATATATGGGCTCTTGGAGTGGCTCTGTATTATATGACTGCTGGCAGAGTGCCATTTGATGCCGTGAAGGTCCCAGAGCTGCGGAGACAGATATTGTCAGGGCAGTATCCTGTCCCATCTGGCATATCAATAGAACTCGATGACCTGATTAGTATTTTACTGTCGGCCAATCCAAAGCATAGGCCGACGGTTGCAGAAGTGATGTTGCATCCCTGGCTGACAGAGGATTCGGAGGGATTCCCAGATCCTTGTCAGGAACTGTTCCACCTCAAGCCTGACCCAGCAATTATAAAAGCCATGGGACACCTAGGGTTCAAAGCCCAAGAAATAAAAGAGTCtttattggagagaaaatacaACGAAGCTATGGCCACTTATTACTTCCTGCGAAGACAGGCCCTGCAGGAGTTTGGCATCCCAACCCGTGCCCAGCCCATGAATCCCTTGATGacgcccttcccttcccttcatgaTCCTGATTCTTTCCAAGTGGGACGAAGGAGAGAAAGCGAATCCACATTATGCTTGACCTCCTCCACGAGTGAAGGCTCTGTCTCTGGCCAGAAGGCTCTTcagggaagacagaggagaggcAGTTGGCCTGGCATTCCTCCAGGTAGGACTCTGCAGACCACACCCACAACGAACCAAGCTGACAGCCATTCTACCAGTGTCCCTTATGTGACCGGCAGCTCCAATTTGACCAGAGATGACAACCCCAGTGCCTCAGCAAAGGACAAGACTGTCCCAAGCAGGAGACACAGAGGCTTTAAGTGGTGGAGAAAGAAGATAAGTAATGCACTAAGAAAGTTGTGCTGTTGCATTCCATCCCAACAGCAACCTCACCTGGGGGAGAGGAGGGTCTCCCCCCAGAACTGA